Proteins encoded in a region of the Perca fluviatilis chromosome 8, GENO_Pfluv_1.0, whole genome shotgun sequence genome:
- the si:dkeyp-59c12.1 gene encoding si:dkeyp-59c12.1, with the protein MDANIVVMGTESVGKSALTVRLLTRRFIGEYGDIESIYSHSYMVDGREITLNVWDSPYSEDFSVKTSLFEKKVQWADGYVLVYSICDRASFNTVSRLIQTIKSTKDYLKADKAPIVIVGNKRDLHHRRTVLSEEGRLLALNTDCLFYEVSAAENYHSVLMVFHGLLDRVKDTKLTTKKPLGFRGIVKSMSAVFARRRTDSF; encoded by the exons ATGGACGCCAACATTGTTGTTATGGGGACAGAAAGCGTCGGGAAATCAG cgtTGACTGTGCGTCTCTTAACTCGAAGATTCATCGGAGAGTATGGAGATATTG AATCCATCTACAGTCACAGTTATATGGTAGATGGGAGGGAAATTACTCTCAATGTTTGGGATTCACCTTATTCTGAG gatTTTTCCGTTAAGACGTCACTCTTTGAGAAGAAGGTCCAATGGGCAGACGGCTACGTTCTTGTCTACAGCATCTGCGACAGGGCCAGTTTCAACACTGTCAGCAGGCTCATTCAGACCATCAAGTCCACTAAAGACTACCTGAAAGCAGACAAAGCACCCATAGTGATTGTGGGTAACAAGAGGGACCTGCACCACAGGCGGACAGTGCTGAGCGAGGAGGGCCGGCTGCTGGCTCTCAACACAGACTGCCTCTTTTATGAGGTGTCAGCGGCCGAGAACTATCACAGCGTGCTCATGGTGTTTCACGGGCTGTTGGACAGGGTGAAGGACACCAAGCTGACAACGAAGAAGCCTCTGGGGTTCAGGGGCATAGTGAAAAGCATGTCTGCAGTGTTTGCCAGAAGACGGACAGACTCTTTTTAG